The window AAGATGATTTAGTTCTGCGGGATGCCGATTCCCTTGGGAAGTGCTGGGAGCTCTCAGCTGCTCCCCAGGTTTGGCTGTAAGGGCTGGAATACATGATGCCACCTGAAGGTTGTGTGGGAGCAGTGATAAGGGCGCGTTGTCTAGCCCACAGCCTCTTTGTCTCTGCGTCACTGGTTTGGGTCTCCATCATCCGGTTACCGTAAGCATCAGCAGCTTCAAATACCCCCTTTCTTGAGAAAGGCCACCAAGCTGGGTGCCAAGGAAGCCTGGAACCAGCCAGTGCTTGAGACAGCCTTGGTCTGTAGATTGAGAGCTGCACACTAAGGGAGTTACAGCCATGAAGAGAAGCCCCAGCTATGATATGAACAGAAAGTGCTACTGTCTTGTTCCTAGCTTAGGATCTCCTCTAAAATAGTTAACCCCCACTGATTTCAGCACTTAAACAGTTTTCTTGTAAAAATGACTGGTGGATGTTGCAGTGCAACTTAAAGTATCACCGAAGGCTGAATTTTGGTGCGTTCGCAAATGCTGCCTTAACAATACCACACAGCAAATTTTTGCAtcatcatggaatcacagaatgatttgagttggaagggaccttgaagattgtgtagtccaacccccctacccttggcaggaacatctttcactagaccaggttgctcaaagccccattcaagctggccttgaacaattccggTCATGGGGCCTCAACAGCTACTTTGGGCAACATCTTCCAGggtctcaccagcctcattgtaaaaaaaccattcctggtatctaatctagatttaccctctttcagtttaaaactgttgccccgtgtcctgtcaatgcaggccttggtaaaaagtctttctctgtctttcttataagccccctttaggtactgaaaggccgcaataaggtctccctggagccttctgttctcggGGCTGAACAGCCCTGactctctcggcctgtcttcataggagaggtgctccggccctcaGATCACTTTTGCGGACCCGCTCCAACgagtccatgtctttcctgcgctgagggctctggagctggacacagtactccaggcgggatctcaccagagcagaggggcagaatcacctccctcaacctgctggccacgcttcttttgctgcagcccaggatgcagttggccgcCTGGGCTTTGAGcacacattgctgtctcatgtccagtttttcatccaccagtacctgaagtccttttccacagggctgctctcagtctgTTCTTCCTACAGTCTATACTGGTATTGGGCATTGCCCCAGTCCATGTGCAAGACCTTGCGtttagccttgttgaacttcctgaggttcacgtgggcccactcctcaagcctgtcaaggtgcCTCTGGCTGGCATCCCGTCCCTCTAGCGaatcaaccgcaccactcagcgtGGTGTCacccgcaaacttgctgagagtgcactcaattcAACTCTCTGTCATTGATGAAgctattaaatagtattggtcccagcaCAGACCCTTGAGGGATaccactcattactggtttccacttgcacattgagctgttgactgtaagtctttggatgcagccatccaTCCAATTCCTGATCCATCAGATAGTCCATACATTAaacccatctctctccaattcaGGAAGCAGAATGTTGTGGTGGAGTGTATCAAAGGcctacagaagtccaggtagatggtatctgtagctcttcctGTGTCCACTGATGCTGTcgctccattgtagaaggccactagattagtcaggcacaatttgcccttgctGAAGCCGTGCTGGCAGTCTTTAATCACCTCTCTGTCTTCCGTCTGTTTTGACGtatcttccaggaggatctgtaccatgatcttaccaggcacagaggtgaggctgactggtggGTAGTTCCCAGAGTCCTCCTTATTACCTTTGTTAAAAATGGGCGCGATAttcccttttctccagtcactggggactttgcTTGACTGCCATGACTTTCAAATACGATGGAGAGTGGCTGCATAATGCGGAAATTTTCTGCCTGAGTGCCCATCGGTGGTCTGCTTATGTGATTGTGAACTGACCCCTGCGTGTTCACCAAGCTCCAGTGCAGGTCCCTCTTGTAGCCCTCTCCTTCTGTGTCATCCATCCCCTACTATGTGGTCACATAACTGTCTTATGAAAGGGGATGATCAGAGAGGAATTCCTTAGCAAGCCTGAGCAAGGTTTCCTCTGGAGTCTCCCGCCCACAGTGCCAGCATGGGTTTTGGGACCGGTTGTGCACCAGTAGGTAGGCAGCTGGCTTGTGTGGCTGCAAGGGAGCCTTTCTTTTCCGTGGCGTTGCCTGATACTGACACTGGATTATAAATGGGTCGGTGTTGGCTTGGGATGGCAGTCAGAATAACGTTTTTTCAGAGAGGATTTAGCTCTGTTATCCTTCGAGTGGTGTTTCTCGCGTAATTTCTGATCTCATCTGTTCATGACTTCGGAAAACAGCTCAGTGCTCAGCTGTGATGGTCTGTTAAACAGTCaccttctcttctgctgctgtgctggTTTTACAATATTGGCCAACGCTTGCTAATCATGACAGAGACCAGACCtcttggtttgttggttttttttccaatgctgAGGGATTTGTTAACCATGTGGTGGAACACTGTTTTAATCCCATGAGTACTCTTTTGTGTTCCTCCCTTTATAACTAATCTAGAAGCCATTTTTCGCTCTGTATCTAAAACTTATTCATGTCTTACCCTGTGCTTCGCTTCGATACCTGTTAGTTCAACTAATCAAGATTCTTGAGGAAGCTAAAATGTCACCATCTATGCACCTAAAACACCTTGTATGGATCCAAAGAGATCTGATGTGCTGCAAAGAAGATCCGTGGTCTTCTAACTAGTGATGTGCTTAATGTAAAAGGTTTAATCTTTTAACCCATCAGTGTGCGTGGGCAGTAGATAAGAATGTAGCCGTCACTGCAGGATCAGGAATACAGTTAAGGCTTCTGAGGTTTTGAAGTGCTACCAGTGCTCTCGGAATTTCCCAGCCCCTTATTGATAGGCAAGCAGCAACCCCCCCTTAAACCATTCCATCTCTGCAACCCGGGAAGCCTCATAGGTGTCCTGTAGAGCCTCTAATCGAGTTGGTGCTGAAACCgctcttcattttatttcaacGGAAACAGTTGCTCTTGTATTGCCATTATGTGCCTTTTACCTTGCAGAAAACATGAAGGAGGGACTGGAAGCGAAGACCTCCGAGCACACAGATCCTTCGTTTTCTGGGGAGCCCAAGCAAAAGGACAAGTGTACGGACACCGAGGAAGACCAGCTCCTTAAAGAACCTGAAATTCAATATAGCTCCGAAGTAACTCAACACCCATCAATTGCCAGTTCCGTGGCAGAAAGCAAATCCCCCCCTGGATCTGCTAGAACTCCATCCCCCGAGGGACCTGAACTGGTGTACGTCCCCGCTGAGTCTACACAGCTTGCTGCCCATGCGCTAGGTAACACTGACTCTTTTTGTTCTGTGAGGGATGTGGCAACCAGCGTGCAGACTCTTTACGAAGACTCTCAGACCTCAGAGAATGAACTTACACCAGTAGAAGGTGCTGCTGAAGATGttgctgctgtcccagcagccGAGCCTATCGTAGAGGCCGTTAGGTCACAACCAGCAGTGCAGAGCCCGTCCTCCATAGCTGGAGAACTAGGGCCCTCAGACAGCCAGGCTGATGTTTCAACAGATGATGATGTAAATCAAGCTTCCTCGGCCACCCTGGGGGAAGACCCATCACCATCACCtctttcaccaccaccacccccatcaCCTGCTCCTCAAGGTCCATTGCAGGCTGTGCCTTCCTGCAACGACGCTGAGGTTACCTCAACCACTGAGGCTGTAACACTGTGGTCGGATGGTGAGCCAGTTATGGGCGCAGAGGTTGCACCTTATGAGGGTGCGGAGGTGGCACCTTATGTAGAGCAGTTTCCACGGAAAATAATCATTCCCTCTGTAGACCAAACAGCTTGTCTGGTAGAGACTGAGCAGCCTCTAAATGCAGGCCAGGGCTCGAGCGCTACAACCTTAGGTCCACGTGCTGATGATTTGCTTCTGTTTAATGTGGGAAGAATTAGTCCCCTGGGATGCTGTACTTTCTCCTTGAGCAGAGAGGAGAGCCCGGATGCCTCGGGTCATTTTCAGACATTGCAGTGCGATCTACCACCCCCTCAGCAGAATAGTGACTTCCCACTTCGCTGTTCTTTGCAAAGAGCCATTGTATCCCTTTATAGAAAGATGATTTAGTTCTGCGGGATGCCGATTCCCTTGGGAAGTGCTGGGAGCTCTCAGCTGCTCCCCAGGTTTGGCTGTAAGGGCTGGAATACATGATGCCACCTGAAGGTTGTGTGGGAGCAGTGATAAGGGCGCGTTGTCTAGCCCACAGCCTCTTTGTCTCTGCGTCACTGGTTTGGGTCTCCATCATCCGGTTACCGTAAGCATCAGCAGCTTCAAATACCCCCTTTCTTGAGAAAGGCCACCAAGCTGGGTGCCAAGGAAGCCTGGAACCAGCCAGCGCTTGAGACAGCCTTGGTCTGTCGATTGAGAGCTGCACACTAAGGGAGTTACAGCCATGAAGAgaagccccagcagcccctgcaggATCAGGAATACAGTTAAGGCTTCCGAGGTTTTGAAGTGCTACCAGTGCTCTCGGAATTTCCCAGCCCCTTATTGCTAGGCAAGCAGCAACCCCCCCTTAAACCATTCCATCTCTGCAACCCAGGAAGCCTCATAGATGTCCTGTAGAGCCTCTAATCGAGTTGGTGCTGAAACCgctcttcattttatttcaacGGAAACAGTTGCTCTTGTATTGCCATTATGTGCCTTTTACCTTGCAGAAAACATGAAGGAGGGACTGGAAGCGAAGACCTCCGAGCACACAGATCCTTCGTTTTCTGGGGAGCCCAAGCAAAAGGACAAGTGTACGGACACCGAGGAAGACCAGCTCCTTAAAGAACCTGAAATTCAATATAGCTCCAAAGCAACTCAACACCCATCAATTGCCAGTTCCGTGGCAGAAAGCAAATCCCCCCCTGGATCTGCTAGACCTCCATCCCCCGAGGGACCTGAACTGGTGTACGTCCCCGCTGAGTCTACACAGCTTGCTGCCCATGCGCTAGGTAACACTGACTCCTTTTGTTCTGTGAGGGATGTGGCAACCAGCGTGCAGACTCTTTACGAAGACTCTCAGACCTCAGAGAATGAACTTACACCAGTAGAAGGTGCTGCTGAAGATGttgctgctgtcccagcagccGAGCCTATCGTAGAGGCCGTTAGGTCACAACCAGCAGTGCAGAGCCCGTCCTCCATAGCTGGAGAACTAGGGCCCTCAGACAGCCAGGCTGATGTTTCAACAGATGATGATGTAAATCAAGCTTCCTCGGCCACCCTGGGGGAAGACCCATCACCATCACCtctttcaccaccaccacccccatcaCCTGCTCCTCAAGGTCCATTGCAGGCTGTGCCTTCCTGCAACGACGCTGAGGTTACCTCAACCACTGAGGCTGTAACACTGTGGTCGGATGGTGAGCCAGTTATGGGCGCAGAGGTTGCACCTTATAAGGGTGCGGAGGTGGCACCTTATGTAGAGCAGTTTCCACGGAAAATAATCATTCCCTTTGTAGACCAAACAGCTTGTCTGGTAGAGACTGAGCAGCCTCTAAATGCAGGCCAGGGCTCGAGTGCTACAACCTTAGGTCCACGTGCTGATGATTTAGCGTACCATCCTGAGAGAACAGAATCTACAGCGCAAGTGGAATCAGCTGAGCAAGTTTATGTCTTGTCAGGTAAGAAAGTCTGGGTCTGTGTGTTATCTTCCTGTTTCAGTTTCCAGCTCTACAGCTTCATCGGTGGTCATTAAATGGAAAAGCACCTATGTCAGTGCAACACAGGGATAGAGATGATTTCTAAGCAACTACTGTACCAACACCATCTGCTTGGCCCCAGTGCACACGTGTTAGATCTCCCTGCTGTCTGTTCCAAGAGATGTGGCTGGCTTTGGGCAAGACTGCCATGGGCAAATATGCAGCCAAGAGCGCATATTGCATCTGTGGGAAGGTGCCCATTGATGCCAAATGGTCTTGCTCAAAACAAGCCATATTTTCTGAAACAGGTGTTAGGTACCTAAGATGTCACACATGTGCCCTGTGGCTGAAGAGAGGTGACCAGTTGGAGCCCTAGTTTTGAGTCTCCTCCTCTGAAAGATCTCATATTCCAGCACTGACCTAGGAGATTTTCcacataggaaaaagaaaaataaatggtggTGGTTGCCTGTGCTGTCTTGAGCTTGGCGAGTTTCTGCAGCTGGGCTGAGTGGGCTAAGCACTGGTCATCAGTTTGACAAGCAGTAAGAGAGCTGGCGTTCCATCTTTCTTGCCCACCAGCACCTCGTCCCTGTGGTGACATGTGCCCAGCTCCTCCCAGGCCCAGCTGGACAAACCCTCCAGGGTGGCGGTCCCTGCCACTGCAGTATCTGTTCAAGCCCTGTCCCAGGCCCCAGAAGTAGTACAGCTGTGAGGTCTCAGCAAAGCATTTTGTAGAGGAGAGCTGAGCGTAGGCAGACTTGTAAATTAAGATtggctctttaaaaaaaaaaacaaccatcctTCAGAAATACCAGGCAAATGGTTACCTAGAAAAGCCTGGCCACAAATAGAGCCAGAGCTCTGACCATAAACAGTTTAACTTTTTCTAGGCTGCACGTGTTTGTCAGCCACATACCAAACAGTGTTTGCTATCCCAGCTCCCTTCTCTAACATGCTTGCTTTCTCCAAGTGTAGCTACCTTTGGTTTAGACATAAGGATTTACAATGTGACTGGAATGCGCTGCTCCTGATACCAGCACTCTCACTTTTATCTTTGTAGCCATGGCATCAAGTGAAGCAGGACAGCCACCACCACCTTCTAATGTGTGGACCCTCTATTGCCTAACTGACTTGAGACAAGGTCAAAAACCACCACCATCCCTTCCTGCTGGAACTGCTGTTTCTTATTCCCAGGCAACCCTCCGGCTTTCCAGGGGGGAAAATCAACAATGCGGTCAGCCGTCACAAGCATCTGCTCCCATTTATGTGATGCAAGAAGACAGCAAGAGGGGAAACGCTCCACCTTTCATTTTAGTGGGCTCTAACGTTCAGAAGGCACAGGACTGGAAACCTATTCCTGGCCATGCTGCCTTTGAACAGCAAGACGTAGGTTCTGGGAGATTCGTTACGGTGCCAGtcccagcagccaggccagcTGATGAGGAAACAGATACAGCAGGCCCCAGTTTTAATTCTGCGGGGAAaccagggctgagcccccccctACCCAGTGTTTGCTTGGTTGCCATCCCTCTGGATGATGTGATGTCCGCCAAGACAAAGCTCACCAGCTGGTGATAAGCACACAGGTATAAATGCTCTTGCAGAAAGTTCGGGTACTGCAGGATAGATAACCATTATGTCAGGGCTCATTCCCAAAGCAGGGTCATGAAGAACTTTGCTTCTTGCATGGGTCTCGCCTAGGGAGATGCTACTAAAAGCTTAATTTAagccttttcaaaataaaacaaggttTAAGACCAGTGGTTAAACTATTTGTCATATGTAAGAGAGCCAATGTCTTCCTCTGCTCGTTTACACTTTGCAATTGGTAGTACTGGTCTTCCTCTGGTTTTAGTCTAAAGTAACCAAGTTTTTAATCTCACATTTATAGACATCTTTTAGCATTTGTGTAATATTCAGAATGTGGCAAAATACCCTCATTGTAGGTAGCAATTAAAGTAGTTCTCGCTGCACGCTTTCTACTAAGttcatgttatttttttgaaCAGGTTGAGAAGCGAGGAAGAGTTCAGGAGGAACGGAGCTGACATTGCAATAAATTCAACAACTTAATGCAAATGGTCCAACAAAGCCAGTAATTAGCATTGCATTCCCCTGTGTTTTATACTTTCCCAGCACAGCACAACATCCGGAATGTTAACTTTGTGTGAATTATGACCACTGAGACACATCTGCTGCAGCTGTTTCACTGAAGAGTGGCCCAGCTTCTTCAGTGTGCTGACACGGTGTATGCATAAGCCCCAGCCGTACCGACAGCTTACATCCAGAGCCAAAGTTAGTTCCGTGTAACCAGGCGTAGTCGATGCTGCTGGCGTTACACACTCTAGGAAGGAACTGTGCACAGATGTTGTGCGCAAGAGCTCAGTCAAACATTCAACTAGAGGAATGAGTTGTCCTCACCCACGGGCGATTCACTCAAACCACAGGGGTTTATTGAGGAGGACAGCTGAGGATATGCATCAAGGAAGGGGTTAAGAAAAAGTACCTTTACTTTGCTTTAGAGGTTTCACAACTACAGGTATGGTCACATAAATATGCCAGGCTCGTGAAGTATAGgtctagaaaaaaaccaaatctgtTCTTATGAAACAGAAGTCGctcaaaacaaaagaaggaaagttAATGTAGTATAGACTTTcctccttcttgaaccagggcgGGCAAGCAGGAACTAAATGCTTTGTTCTCCCTAGCAGTGAGCGTTCAGTGCTGTGTGACCTGCTGAAGCACTGACCCACCAGACTGCTTCTACATAGCTCAGAATCACACTTGGAAGTTGCACGGGAATTAAGACAGACTTGAAGAAATGCTGGCCAGAGTAGAGGCTCGAGTGCAGAGGTGAGGCTTCCAAGAGACAGTGCAGGTGTTCGATTTCTGCATCTACAGCTCACTGGGAGGACTGGGCCCTCGCATGACAGACTGCCAAAGGCTTTCCCTTATCTATGCAAATACGTCTCAGCATCACTAGCCTGGGTAATTCTAGTAGTGCccagaataaaaatagaaagcgTCTCATTGCCTTATTCACCGTTTCAGTAGTCCACCCTCAAGGCCAGAGCTGCCGCCTCACTGCATATTCAAGGAGAAAGCTCTCAgttccccatccatcccccatATGGAGACTGTTCCTCAGGAGACAAGAGGTCCATGAAGCACATGGAAGCACAATGTACATCTTCATTGCAGCAGCTTTTGGAGTAGGCTTGCTCAGAAAGGGTCAGCGCTGTCAAACACCACTCACTTTAGGTGCAAGAAGTTTCAAAGCCTTTATTTAGTAGCAATTATTCGATTAACACTAACCTCCAGACAGCAGTTAAAATATTGTACAAAGAGCAGCTCGCCCTCTAGAAGCTCTGTACACAGTTCAATATAAACTTACACTCTAAGATTGAATGCACCCCACCGAAAAGGGGTAAAGCAGCTGTGCACAGGAGGCCTCACTGAGGTGCTGGACTACCTTTGAAATGCACAAGACTTCCTCCCGGGGAGTTTGCACAGTACAGACACAGGTCCTCTCCCCCCCCTACACCATGTTCCACCGGCTCCTGGACTGATTAGGTTCTTGCCTTTTTGCAGTGGTGCTGGGCACCAGAACTTCTAGTGCATGAAACAGATTCTTTTAAAACCTGTTATTAGTGTGCAGTTCAAATCAAATCTGTAGATAATTTAAATGGCTCTTAATTCCTTAAACCATAAGGCTGGTAGCAAAACAGGAGAGCAAAATTCAAAACACACTGCACAAAACATTGAATAAATACCTCTGAGTAATGTTACCAGCTTAAACAACTGCATTAATGCTCCAGAGACGGGAACACTTCTGGAATCTCCAACCAGAGCGCAGGATTTAAGGGAGTTATTTTAGTAAAAGAAAAGTCACTTTATGAAAAATTACATCTTTACAAAAGTGACACACCCTTCTTCATTTAAGAACAGAATATTGCGATTACCATGTGTGCTTTTAAACATTCCCATGTCACGataaataaaaccagttttaCTTGTGCCAGTGTTACCTACGAAAGAAAGTATTCACAGAACAGCCGAAGGTGTTCTATTCCTCATACACCACAACCTAATATAGGTGGATTCAGCAAACAGGGCAGCTCGAAACCACGGCGACTTAACTTTGTCCATGCAGGACCCACCATCAGCCAGAAAAATTATTCCCCTACTTATGGGACTGCAGATCATGTACCACCAGATTTACTGTGGAGATGCTTAATATTCTGTTTGATAACATGTCAGTTTTTTTCAGGAGATAAGTAAAACAAGGGAAAACATTAAAACAGATTAAGACTTATTTGTATCAGTCACAGGCTCCttattgcattttaataaatatcAGGCAAGTTAAAGTAGTTTCTGTCCCAGTAGTTGCCAGAATAAAGCCAGTCCTGTGTACCAGTATAGGGATTGGGGCCTTGGTGGAACCATctgcaaggaaacaaagagcatGTTAGTGAAGCTATTAACGCACACTTTTATGGAAGTTCAgaactgctttgctgctgctttagcAGTTTACTGTTCAAAGGAATTACTGTGATTGCAGGAGCCCTCTTGGTTTTAAATTCGTAAGTGGATTTAAAGTCATCTTCAGCAGCTAGATCTCCCCATTTGCCACAGCACTTAAGTGTCTCTCAGGTGAAATTACTGACACCAGTATTTTGTCACTTGAAGCAGTCACAACTATCACAAAAAGGACAGGTACAGTTTTACTTCAAAGCAGTTGTGAACAATCATTTTGGCATGCGTAAGCAGTAACAGTTTGGGCAAGACACGTAAACACCACAAGCACTGCagtcctgaaaacagaaaaacattattttcccaGGATCTACATTTCCCgttgtttttaaaagccttgttttGCAACGCACTCAACTCAGACCAAGTGTGCCACCTACCCTCGGTATAGATGAAAtatcaccacaggctgcagggaaagtCCTGGCTTTTTACAATTTAAGTGTCGCATTATGCTGTTAGCCGTGGGGAGCTCATCTGAACGGCCAGAAAGCTGATGCTGTCTGCTTGAAGTTACTTGCAGGCTTTTGCTAAGCTGGTTGTTGCTGGGATCACTGAAGTTTAgcaccttctttctttccttctttctccccttcctgcctAGCCTGGAGGCACTGTGTATGCACATGCAGAGATTACACGTGCGTGTGTATATAACCTTTTATTGGAGGACTATCTATCTGTAAAATAAAGTGCACTTAAAGCCATACTGCTGGCAAGCATCCCCCAGTGGTGAGTACAACCCTCTCAAAATCTCCATGGCATGGAAGtttgtcctccttcctcctctcccacacCCACTTCTGTCCATCCTGCAGCCCGTTACTGAACGCTGCTTTCTCTCTGGGTTCAGCTACTCGACTTCCTGCCCCAACAGCAGACGCTGCACAGCACCAGACCTCTGGCATGTCAACTTCTTGTTGTGTTTCGCCAAGCCATGTTTG of the Larus michahellis chromosome 2, bLarMic1.1, whole genome shotgun sequence genome contains:
- the CABYR gene encoding LOW QUALITY PROTEIN: calcium-binding tyrosine phosphorylation-regulated protein (The sequence of the model RefSeq protein was modified relative to this genomic sequence to represent the inferred CDS: deleted 1 base in 1 codon): MESSMIKHVPYGLQILLEGVSWAVMQDKPDDIAEFFALYFQDLVIFQKGHPDLDITELVHKFEVARENMKEGLEAKTSEHTDPSFSGEPKQKDKCTDTEEDQLLKEPEIQYSSEVTQHPSIASSVAESKSPPGSARPPSPEGPELVYVPAESTQLAAHALGNTDSFCSVRDVATSVQTLYEDSQTSENELTPVEGAAEDVAAVPAAEPIVEAVRSQPAVQSPSSIAGELGPSDSQADVSTDDDVNQASSATLGEDPSPSPLSPPPPPSPAPQGPLQAVPSCNDAEVTSTTEAVTLWWDENMKEGLEAKTSEHTDPSFSGEPKQKDKCTDTEEDQLLKEPEIQYSSEVTQHPSIASSVAESKSPPGSARTPSPEGPELVYVPAESTQLAAHALGNTDSFCSVRDVATSVQTLYEDSQTSENELTPVEGAAEDVAAVPAAEPIVEAVRSQPAVQSPSSIAGELGPSDSQADVSTDDDVNQASSATLGEDPSPSPLSPPPPPSPAPQGPLQAVPSCNDAEVTSTTEAVTLWSDENMKEGLEAKTSEHTDPSFSGEPKQKDKCTDTEEDQLLKEPEIQYSSKATQHPSIASSVAESKSPPGSARPPSPEGPELVYVPAESTQLAAHALGNTDSFCSVRDVATSVQTLYEDSQTSENELTPVEGAAEDVAAVPAAEPIVEAVRSQPAVQSPSSIAGELGPSDSQADVSTDDDVNQASSATLGEDPSPSPLSPPPPPSPAPQGPLQAVPSCNDAEVTSTTEAVTLWSDGEPVMGAEVAPYKGAEVAPYVEQFPRKIIIPFVDQTACLVETEQPLNAGQGSSATTLGPRADDLAYHPERTESTAQVESAEQVYVLSAMASSEAGQPPPPSNVWTLYCLTDLRQGQKPPPSLPAGTAVSYSQATLRLSRGENQQCGQPSQASAPIYVMQEDSKRGNAPPFILVGSNVQKAQDWKPIPGHAAFEQQDVGSGRFVTVPVPAARPADEETDTAGPSFNSAGKPGLSPPLPSVCLVAIPLDDVCPPRQSSPAGDKHTGINALAESSGTAG